A stretch of the Actinoalloteichus fjordicus genome encodes the following:
- a CDS encoding response regulator transcription factor, with the protein MTRVLIVEDEESFSEPLAFLLRKEGFTAAVAMTGQEALVEFDRNGADIVLLDLMLPGMSGTDVCRQLRQRSGVPVIMVTARDSEIDKVVGLELGADDYVTKPYSARELIARVRAVLRRGGDSDELPSQVLEAGPVRLDVERHVVTVSGTEVSLPLKEFDLLEYLLRNVGRVLTRGQLIDRVWGADYVGDTKTLDVHVKRLRSKIEPDPGNPTFLITVRGLGYKLET; encoded by the coding sequence ATGACGAGGGTGCTCATCGTCGAGGATGAGGAGTCCTTCTCCGAGCCGCTGGCCTTCCTGCTGCGCAAGGAGGGCTTCACCGCGGCAGTGGCGATGACCGGGCAGGAGGCGTTGGTCGAGTTCGACCGCAACGGCGCGGACATCGTGCTGCTGGACCTGATGCTGCCGGGAATGAGCGGCACCGACGTGTGCAGACAGCTTCGCCAGCGGTCGGGCGTCCCGGTGATCATGGTCACGGCGCGCGACAGCGAGATCGACAAGGTCGTCGGCCTGGAACTCGGAGCGGACGACTATGTGACCAAGCCCTACTCCGCCCGAGAGCTGATCGCCAGGGTGCGAGCGGTCCTGCGGCGCGGCGGCGACTCCGACGAGCTGCCGTCGCAGGTCCTGGAGGCGGGTCCGGTCCGGCTGGACGTCGAACGCCACGTCGTCACGGTCTCGGGGACGGAGGTCAGCCTCCCGCTGAAGGAGTTCGACCTGCTGGAATACCTGCTGCGCAACGTCGGGCGGGTGCTGACCAGGGGCCAGCTCATCGACCGGGTGTGGGGAGCGGACTACGTCGGCGACACCAAGACGCTGGACGTGCACGTCAAGCGGCTGCGCTCCAAGATCGAACCAGATCCGGGGAACCCCACCTTCTTGATCACCGTCCGAGGCCTGGGATACAAGCTGGAGACCTGA